Within the bacterium genome, the region ATGGCCCGCGCCGGGGCGCCCGCCGCCGGGAATAGGAGCCAGGCGATGAGCATCAAGTCGGACGGCTGGATCATACGGATGGCGCGCGAGCACGGCATGATCGAGCCGTTTGCCGAAAAACAGGTCCGCGATGGAGTCATCTCCTACGGGGTTTCATCCTACGGCTACGACGTCCGCATTGCGGATGAGTTCATGATCTTCACCAACGTGAATTCGACCATCGTCGATCCGAAAAACTTCGACGAGCGCTCCCTGGTCAAGATCAAGGCGGATACCTGCATCATCCCGCCCAATTCCTTCGCCCTGGCCAAAACGGTCGAATACTTCCGGATTCCCCGGAATGTCCTGACAATCTGCGTCGGGAAGAGCACCTATGCGCGCTGCGGGATCATCGTCAACGTCACTCCCTTCGAGCCCGAGTGGGAGGGTTTCGTTACCCTCGAAGTGTCGAACACCACCCCGCTTCCCGCCAAAATTTACGCAAACGAGGGCATCGCACAGGTACTTTTCTTCGAGAGCGATGAAATGTGTCAGATCTCCTATGCGGACAAGAAGGGCAAGTACCAGAGCCAGAAAGGCCTCACCCTGCCCCGGCTTTAGCCGAAAAGGCGGATTTCTCCCTCCCCGGCTTATCTTTACTCCGGCGCCTTGAAATAGGGCTTCCGTTCCCGTTGTTCCTATTTAAAGAAACGTTGTGTTCGAAAATACGGGGCGAGGGGTGTATAATTCTCCGCAGGGTGGCGCGGTTTCGTATCGCTAACCACATGAAATTTCATGCGTTGAGGTACCCATGTCCCGGCAGTTGTCTCATCTGGATGAAAGCGGCCACGCCCGCATGGTG harbors:
- the dcd gene encoding dCTP deaminase is translated as MSIKSDGWIIRMAREHGMIEPFAEKQVRDGVISYGVSSYGYDVRIADEFMIFTNVNSTIVDPKNFDERSLVKIKADTCIIPPNSFALAKTVEYFRIPRNVLTICVGKSTYARCGIIVNVTPFEPEWEGFVTLEVSNTTPLPAKIYANEGIAQVLFFESDEMCQISYADKKGKYQSQKGLTLPRL